A region of the Falco biarmicus isolate bFalBia1 chromosome 10, bFalBia1.pri, whole genome shotgun sequence genome:
ctgcagagtctccttctctggagacattcaaaacccacctgaacGCgactctgcaacctgctctaggagaacctgctttagcagggggttggaccagatctccagaggtcccttccaaccccgaccattctgtgatgctgtgattgTGTGAAAACCTGGCATTTCCCCATCTCGGGAGGGGGTGTGGGCTGATGGCTGTGCTGCAACACCATCATTCAGAGGTGCTGGGCAGCGTGTCCTGCGGGGTTTCTGTCAAACTGCCCTTCTCTACACCTCTCATTTCAGCCCCATGATGAACAGATTCTTCCCTGCAAATTTCCCCAACAAACAATACCAGCTTCTCTTCACCCAGGGCTCCGGGGAAAACAAGGAGGGTATGTTGGCTCACTGGTCTCCTGGGGGCCTGAATGTTTTCTGCCTTTACTGTTCTGGTTTTTGTCACTTGATGCTTTGACTTCCAGCCGACTGAGACAACCTTATCCAAGATTTGCCTCTTACTGCCCGCTATGCTTCTGTAGCCAATGTAAGCCCAGTGtatccctgcagagctggggctgctgtgtgCATCTTCTTGCACTGGCTGGTGctctccctctctgctgctggtggctggcagTGAAACTCCAGAAACAGATCCCAGAGTGCTATAGGAAATGGAACTAGCACTGTGGTTAGATTCACTGCCTTTATTTAAGCTCTTTGGGTAGCATAGTACTGACTTTTTTGTGCTGCCTTATCTGATTCAGTCTTGGCACTGGTAGAAGATGCTTTGATAAGTATCCTGCCCAGTAGCTTTACTGGTAAGGGAACAGTGAATTGCAAGAATTTTTCTAGTGATACCACCAGGAGTTAACTGGTgcaggaagagggagaagatTTGCCTCTCCATGCCTTAAACAGTGCCTGAATCCAATTTCCTCATTGACAGAAGGATCGCAGATGCTGTCCATGTGGCAGAGTCTGGCTGAAGGAGAGGGGCTGAGCTTGCCAGGGCCGGCTGCTCACTCGCTTGCAGTTTGTACTTGTTTACTGTGGGCATGGCCGTTCCTGTGGGTACAGTCCCTTCATTTAGGACGTAAGCGCTCTGGTCTGTGTTGCTGCGCTGCTGTAGTCACCCATCTCTGCCCTGCGCGGGAAGgggagctgcctgcactgcccaAAATCTGCCTTCTCTGTTTTATTGCAGAAATAGTGAATTACGAGTTTGACACCAAGGATCTCGTATGCCTGGCCCTGAGCAGTGTTGTTGGGGTCTGGTACCTGCTGAGAAAGGTAAGCGAGCCGCAGCCCTGTTGCAGGGAGGCTGAGGCAATGGCTGGGCACGTGCAGTGGGACCCAAATCCCTTTTTCCTATCATTCTCAGCACTGGATTGCCAACAATCTCTTTGGGCTGGCGTTCTCCCTCAACGGGGTGGAGCTGCTGCACTTGAACAACGTCAGCACTGGCTGCATCTTGCTTGGGGGCCTCTTCATCTACGACGTCTTCTGGGTAAACGGGAGTGTTCCCCGGGGCGGACGCGAGTTGCAGCCGTTGGCGGAAGGCATGTGCGTGGCGTTACGCCTCTTTGGAGGCAGCACGCTGGCTGGACACACGTTTGCAGTCAGGATTTCCACTTTCTCAGCCCAAAGGCGTGTGGTGGGGATGATGACAGAATCAAACAGTGGCAGAACGTGGCtcagcaaatgcattttcttttaatctctgGCTTAGAaagcccagggctggcagggatcCTAGCTAGGCTGTTGGGTACCCAGGTGTGTGGCATATCCAGTTCTGGTGACATGTATTCCCTGCTAAGGTCTTTCCAATGcctggtggagctgctgggTGGGCTGGAGGACAAGGCTGCTGTGGGGCCTGCTGATCCTGCTTGTATGGGCTGTGCCTCTGCCAGCTTCGTTAGCATCCTTCTGTTCTCTCGCACAGAGAACCAAACACTGGAATGCCTCCAGTCTCTTTCCCTCAGCCAGTGCACCACCCTGACATCTTTATTTTGAGGTTTTCGTCATGTCTCTGCAGTGGGCCTGGAGGAATGTTTCTCCTTGCAATGCCCATATTTGCCagtcctttctgctgcctccaCCTTCTGAATTACTGTGTTTCCAAATGTCTGAGACACTTGTATACCTTGAGGTCtgtccagcagctctgcagctgccttgaGTAATCATTCTCTATTTAAGCCTGGCTACTGTATGTTATTTTGCACTAGGCTGGTGCTGTCCCTGCTTCACAGGCTTGTTAACAGTCTCAGCTCTGTGGTTTGTTAGCCTGTGTGCcatttgctctgctgctgtcagctggaGAGGATTCAGCCCTCCTGGCTTAGCACACCCAGTGCCTTGCGCCCTGCTCGGGGTGCAGGTGTCTTCCCAGTACTTGGGAGATGGCAAGAGTGCGACCCTTGCTGCTCTGCACTTGCTGGCTGTCTCCTGCCTCAGCCTCCCTGGCAGGTCAGTGTGTTGCCGGAATCTCACAGAAGGGCCGTCTTGAAGTGGAGACCCTCTTACTGTGCCCCTCTGCAAGGACCAATTGCTTGGATCTTAGCATGAATTTAATCACAGTGAGATCcaaggaggaaggagaactgCTCCGTGGATTGATGATACTGCCCCCTGCATAGTCTTGGGATGAATTTGCATGTGATGCTTTTCCCTGGTCCCAATGCAGAGTCCTGTCACTCCATGGTCATGCCCAGAGCTTGCTGCACCTTGTGGGAGTTAATCTGATGCCCGGTGCTTGCTTTAAGGTTTCTCTTTAATCCCTAGCTCTAGGATCTTGCTGGTGCTAACCAGCACCTGGTTTatgtgcctgctgctggtgtaGCCAAGACTGGAGGCTTGGAGATGAAAAGGGAACCGAAATAAGGGTGGTTGACCTATGTGTTTACAGTCCATCCCCTAAATGACGCCAGTATTTAAAGCTGATAGTGCAGTACAAATAAATGACCTCAGAGTAAAATACAGCTGATCTGTCAATTGCTCTGGTCCCCATTGGAGTTTTatgggcagcagcctgccactGGCTGGGACTGTCTGctggcacctcctgccctcagaTAATGTCCTGTGCGGCAGTCAGGCTTTCCACTGAGTTGACTAATTGGAGCTGAACTGACCCGCAGGGGTAGGTGCTGAGGAAGGCCAGGTGgtgggcagcactgcagctctgcaatgTGAGTGGGAGCTGTCTCCCTGGTGCCATTCAGGAAGCAGGATGGATGTGACATGCTCACCTCCTTGAGTGCTGTCCTGTGCCTTCTCCCCTGGGCAGGAGGCTCACTCGCAGGACTCTCTGCACAGTTTGGCAGCTCTTTTGCTGCTCTGCCACTGAGGCCAGTCTGCGTTGTGAAGTGAGGCTGTAGCTGAGCATGCTCCTGTtcctgtgcagctgtgatcaCCCAGGACTCCTCTGCTTGCCCCTAGGTCTTTGGCACCAATGTGATGGTGACAGTTGCCAAATCGTTTGAAGCCCCAATAAAACGTGAGTAGATCTTCCCTGTGTGCTGGAGGAGGGGCTGTCTGTTCTGCTGCAGTCGCTGCCCTGTACACCCTCTGCCTTCTGGAGATAGCTCAGAAGGTGGGACATGTGCAGGAAGGTTTCCTGCTAGTGACCCCCTTAGCTGCCTGGTGACACCGACCTGCAGGGAGCAGGCCAGGTCTCTGGAGGGGGATGGTTTGCTGAGCCCTGAGCTGGCTCCCTTAGTCTGCATTAGTCTGCACCCTCAGAGCAGCCAATTccacctcaaaaaaaaaccaacaaaccagcATGCAAAAGACCCCACAGACCCCCCTAAAAGAGAGTGAATTCGTGCTTTGTTGAGCACGTAGTAGTTTGGGTCCTGGGAGCTGGGCTTGAGTGCTGTGCATGGGGCTGGCTGCAAACCCCTTGGGTTCTCATCCTGGCGCCTGGAGTCATctcaggaaggagaaggggagctgcaggggaggAGTGGgccaagggcagggacaggggtcTTGCCCTGCTCCAGTTCCTTTTTGCCAGGCACAGCGGTGCTGCTGAGGTCTGCTCAGCACAGATGCTGCCCCCTcactctgcctccctctgccccttgCAGTGGTTTTCCCTCAGGACCTGCTGGAGAAGGGGCTGGACGCTGACAACTTTGCCATGCTGGGTCTGGGAGACATTGTCATTCCAGGTAAGGACAGGAGAGGGGGAACGTGACTGGGATCCCCCATCTGGACAGGCTGCGGGGCCATGCCGAAGCCCTGGAGGTCTCTTGCCGGGCCTGGGGGCTTCGGGGACCCGGGGTGCGGGGCTTCCCCCAGGTGTGGGTGCTGTCCTGGTGCCTTGTGCCGCGAGGGGGCGCTGTGCGCCAAGGCACCGCCCGGCGCGGCTGCGggtcctgccctgcccgccctgctGCCGTCCCTCACTGTCCCCTTCTGCCCGCAGGGATCTTCATTGCCTTGCTGCTGCGGTTTGACATCAGGTGAGTGGGCGACAGGGAAGGGTCCCTGGCAGGTTGGATCTTGCAACATACTTGAACTGCTTTTGTAGAGGAAAAGGATAAAGGGAAGGCAGGAGCGCAGTCGTGCGCTCCCCTCCGGGGCTTGGCGTGGGACCCAGGAGAGTGGCTGGGACAGGGGGCGGAAGAGAAAGTTCTTGGAAGAGTAGATGTGAGCAGGGCTGGCTTTGTGGGTAAGTCCTGAGCACGGGGAGTGAGTCATTCGAGTTCACAGAGGTTGCTGTACGCATGGCAaggtgggcagggcaggcagcacaggggaaaGAGCCAGGCCAGCAGCACGTAACAGTGGGAGCCTCAACCATCTCCCTGGCActgaggaggggagggcagggtggctgtggctgtgctcaGCAGTGAGGGGAAATGGTGACAGTGTGGGAAAGAGCCGGGGGTGCTGGCACCTGGGAAGTGCTCTTGTGGATGCAAATCAGTGCCTGGCATTGCTGGCTACTTCTGGATTGCTGTTGACGTTGGAAGCTCCTTCCTACGCAGAGAAGCTGCACCTAACACCAGGCTGTAGCTTTCAGCAGTTGCCCCACACTGAAAGTCTttggctggggagctgctgggaatgGGCCCTTCGTGCGACTGCGGTGGTGTGGCCCCGCTCCCGCTGCTGTTGCACAGACCCTCCAGTCTGTGCCAGGTCTTCCAGGTGTTTCCACCCACATCCTGCCTGCACCTGCTGGGAATCTCAGTTCCCGTGGCCTGCCCTTTGATAAAACAGCACGTGCTGAGAGTGGGGTGccagggacgggccgtgcttCCCCCAGGAAGCTGGGTCCCACCCGGCACAGATTCCTCCCCTCCCTGTAGCTGTCCAGCAGCAGGATTGCACgcctccttctcttccccagcccctcacctgGGTGTCACCCCATCCAGTCCCTCACTGCTCCTGCGGGGTTGGGGCTACGCTGGtggcagcccctgtgctggCCCGAGAGCACGGGCAGAGTACAGCTCCCCTCACCTCAGCATGGAGGGAGGCGACTGAGGGCACTGGGCAGCTCTGTTCCAGCCACTGGCGTCCCAGACCCGAAGTCACTGGGCTTTGCTCCCTTTCTCTACAGCTTGAAGAAGAACACACACACGTATTTCTACACCAGCTTTGTGGCCTACATCTTCGGGCTGGGCCTGACCATATTCATCATGCACATCTTCAAGCATGCCCAGgtgagctctgctgtgctgcctcctgcagaTGCACATCCCAAGCAGGAAACACCAGCTTGGTCATGAGGTTCCTGCGTCATGCCAGGAAAAATCAGATACACTCCTtctcttgcctttgcttttccagtgttGCCTGTACCTTTCCGTGCCCAAGGCTTCTGTGCCTGGCTGGAGCAGAGTCCTGTTTGGGGCAAGGCTGGCTTGGGCAGCTGTCTTTCCAACAACAGTACCTCTGCCAGGCTGCCCTGTGTTTTTGTGGCTCTTTACAACCAAAGGGCCCTTGAAAACCCACCCTCTGTGCTGtgggggcagcctgggagcCCGTACACTGTGGGTGCTGTCACTGCTCTGCGCAGGGGCCCTCTGTGTGTTCATGGCCTGCAGGGACCTCATGGTGAGgtctttgtgctgctgcagctgcaactTGGGTCTCGAAGCTGCTTTCTGGGGCATTAACCTTCTCTGCCATGCTGTGACAGACGCTGCGGGTGCAGAGGGGACAGGGCCAGCTTGCCTCACGCTCCTCCTGAGGGGTGATTTTGTGGCTTGGTTTaacagttgtttttcttcccaacAGCCTGCTCTTCTGTACCTGGTCCCTGCATGTATCGGATTCCCACTTCTTGTGGCTTTGGCAAAAGGAGAAGTAACTGAAATGTTCAGGTGAGCGTCAGCTGGGGACGGAGCTGTTTTGCTGGCGGCACTGGAGTGCATGAAGCGTGCAGATGTTCCCACgcctgggcacagctggggggACGAGTTCATCTGGGCATTCTCTGGGTGTGCACGTGCACGTGCGTGGGTGGAGAGAGCGGGTCTGTGTTTGTACATGCCGGCCCTGGCTCCAGCCACCTCCTTGTAACCGGGTGGGAGCTTTGGTGCAGTACCAACAGGCAGGCAGCATCTGGTATTGCTTTACGCCCTGGTGACAAACTCTTCCCGTGcgctggcaggcaggggagggtggGACCGCACACCTGGTGCTGAGATACTTGGTCATTGTGTCCCAGGGCCTGTGGGTGGGGGAGAATGGAGCTGGATCCAGCTGCaagagcagccagggctggttTGAGCACATCCCAGCCTCCCCGCTCAGGTGAAGTATCCTGGTTTGCAGcagcctccctgccccagggatCGTAGGGGCAGAGAGaggaggctgtgctgtgctgttgtgCTCTGGCCCTTCCCTCAGCCTGCCATGCGCCAGGCATTTGCCTGTTTGCTGTCAGTGGGCAGCTTTTGGCCACCTGCCTGTCCTCTCTGAGCTGCACGGAGCGTGGTCTGGCCTGCCTGGGAGCTTTCTCCACTACGCTCATCCAGTTGTGCTCACAGTTCAGTGGTGGCCCAGTGCAGTTGCTTGTTTGAGAATGGCtgaagaagaggagggaggggaacaTCCCAAAGCAGTGTTTGCACCCCCCAGCCTCCCCGTTCTGGGAGTGCCTGAGCCTCCAGCCTGGTCAAAGGGAAACCAGCATCCGActggggtgcagcagggagctggctgtgctcgccaccttcccctcccctggGAGATGCAGGTATGCATGTTCCCACCAGGCTGTCAGCCGGGCcggctccccagccctgctgcacctGCCCATCCTTTGATGTTTGCTTCTGACAATCGCTGCTGCAGGCGCTGAGTGTCCTGGGATCGTCCTTCCTGTGCACCTGGGATCCTGCAGCCGCTCTCCCCCAGTGCCGTGACTCACCAGCTGACAGCAGCACCACCTCCCGCACCAGGAAACTGGGGAGAGACGCTGTGAGCCTGGCCAGCCAGGCAGCGAGGGgcctggggagcccagcagtCGGGCACGGGGGGCTAGTGCCCCCACAGAGCATTTgcacaagctgctgctgtttgccgAGTGCTGCTAGGCCAAGTGCAGGAGGCTTGGGGGTTGCAACCTTGACGGGCCCTGGGGTCCAGCCCCCCTCAAAGCTGCTCCAGTTGCTGGCAGAGGAAGTGGGAAATTATGGGACCTATGCCTGGAGGGCAGCGGCTCCCACCACACGAATCTCACCAGGTGTAGCTCACCTGCGTGGCTTTGGTGCACCCTGATCGTCCCCCCTGCACTGACAGCAGCCCGGAGCTGGCAGTTCCCCTGTGGtctcagccagccagctgcctgCGCGCAGTGAGCTGCCTGCACGGGGTGTCTCACAGCAGCCGTCAGGTGCCGTGGGAGAGGGCAGCGAGGGTCTGGTGCCCTGGCGAGtacaggcagtgctggggggagTGGTGTGGGAGCAAGCAGATCTGTGCTGcaggcctggggaaggggtGCTGATGGAGCAGAGGTGGATGATAATCAGGGTCAGTTTCACAGCTCCCAGCCTTGCCAAGTCTCCCTAGGCAGGCAGTAAACTTCACTCTGCCTCTGTCAGCAGTGGGGAACGCGTCGTGCTGCTCACGCCTCCTGCAGACCCGCTGTCCTCGCTTCAGCGGGAGAGGCTCTGCCACATCAGTCTGCTtcctgcacagcccctgggCCGCCCTGCCACTGCCTTCCCAGCGCCCAGGCTTGCTGTTCTGTGGGTTCTGGCTGCCGGGCCCTATGCGTGCCAGTGGGAGCTGCCTTCTCCCCGGGTCTCAGCCCttgctttcccttgctgcagccctgccctggggtcTGCAGGCAaggggggtgcaggcaggagcctgccagcacagccccggGGCCACCCCAGCCTGAGCTAGcgggtgccagcagctggaggggacagcaggctgcctgcacaggGGGTGGGTTTGCAGCAGTCTTACTCCAAcactcttctgctttttctctctcttccccctctcctttctgtcctcgtctttcccctttcccttcctgcttcctctctctcctgcaGCTATGAATCCTCTGCTGAAATCTTGCCACACACACCAAGACTTACCCACTTCCCCACCGTGTCTGGCTCGCCGGCCAGCCTTGCTGATTCCATGCAGCAGAAACTGTCCTGTCCCCGCCGACGCCGGCAGCAAAGCCCTAGTGCCATGTAGCGATTGCACGCGGTGCCCTTTGTCTGTCGCTCTGGCCAGGTAGGGGCCAGAGGATCTGACATCTCTGCCCTCGTCGTGCttcctgctggaaggcagcgCTCCCGGGTTTCCTTCACCAGGGCCTCGGGGCCGGTGCTGGGGGGGATTTGCAGCCAGAGGAGCAAGACCCTGGGGGTCTGTTGATCTTTCTGTGGCTCCCCCCGCTAACCGGCCCCCCTGGCTCCAGTACTCAGCAGGGCAGTGGGGGGGGAAGCGTGGTGCTATCCAGGATATCTGATGGTGCTCTGGGAAGCAAGGGCAGAGCCCCGGGCACTGAGCTGGCCTGACAGCTCGACTGGGGGAAGCCCTACCCCTGGCTGGtccaccccatccctgggggtgtcaGGGGGGTGTTGCACCGCTCATCTCCCTGTCTGGGCTCTGCCCCATCAGGCTTCCTGCGCTGGGGGGGCGATTGCTGGAGCTGACCTCCTCatgggcacagcctggctggtgcGGCAGGGCTGACCCCCAGCCGAtggcctggggctgggctgtccctgcctggcacaggtCTCTGTCCCCAGAGAAGGTCTGGCCTCACTCATTCCTTTGTCCCTCTCGTTCCCAGCTACGAGGAGAGCTCTACCCGCAAGGAGGTGCCGGGGGCCTCCAAAGAAGAGATGACAGAAGCCTCCAAGAAGGAGAAGTGACCTTGCCCACGGGCTATGCCTGGCACCGCTGGGCTGGGGCCCTTCCAGACCCTCCACAAGTGACAGACGACGAAACAATTGTGCAAGAGCATCGTGTTGTGTGTGTCGGAGCAGCCACCCAGGTGGGGTATCGATGTATGCCGCATagccacccccctccccccccagctggCCCCCCGGGGCCACACCGCTGCCCCCCTGCCTATCTTCCTATGGGGGTacaaggggaggggggggcaaaCCACAGGCCggtttttaaattttgtattgtGCATTTGCTTTCTCTCATATTAAACTATGTCGAAGGAAGGAGTGCTAGTGTGGCAGTGCCAGGGCCGCTGCTCCAGCTTGTATCCCCGCTCAGCCGCCTGCCAGGGCCGCCATTGCCATCCCGGCTCACCAGCAGCCACCTTCCCCCTGTGGGGCCCGTGGCCGTTGTCTGGCTGTTTCCAAGTGACCGTCCCCTTCCCCCTCCAGtgctcagcctttccccagcctgtgcccctCCCCGCAACACCCAGATTTGGGGCCCTGGTTGCTGAACACCCGCACCCACCGCCAGCCTGTGCCTGGGTGTGTTCGGGCCAGGGTCTGGCTCCCGAGCGGGGTGACTGAGCAGGGATCGGGGTGCA
Encoded here:
- the HM13 gene encoding minor histocompatibility antigen H13 isoform X3 is translated as MEEAAAHNGSAAGAGAPAPARPPATPEGMALAYGSLVLMALLPIFFGALRSVSCAKSKNSSEMPETITSRDAARFPIVASCTLLGLYLFFKIFSQEYINLLLSMYFFVLGILALSHTISPMMNRFFPANFPNKQYQLLFTQGSGENKEEIVNYEFDTKDLVCLALSSVVGVWYLLRKVFGTNVMVTVAKSFEAPIKLVFPQDLLEKGLDADNFAMLGLGDIVIPGIFIALLLRFDISLKKNTHTYFYTSFVAYIFGLGLTIFIMHIFKHAQPALLYLVPACIGFPLLVALAKGEVTEMFSYESSAEILPHTPRLTHFPTVSGSPASLADSMQQKLSCPRRRRQQSPSAM
- the HM13 gene encoding minor histocompatibility antigen H13 isoform X4, with protein sequence MEEAAAHNGSAAGAGAPAPARPPATPEGMALAYGSLVLMALLPIFFGALRSVSCAKSKNSSEMPETITSRDAARFPIVASCTLLGLYLFFKIFSQEYINLLLSMYFFVLGILALSHTISPMMNRFFPANFPNKQYQLLFTQGSGENKEEIVNYEFDTKDLVCLALSSVVGVWYLLRKHWIANNLFGLAFSLNGVELLHLNNVSTGCILLGGLFIYDVFWVFGTNVMVTVAKSFEAPIKLVFPQDLLEKGLDADNFAMLGLGDIVIPGIFIALLLRFDISLKKNTHTYFYTSFVAYIFGLGLTIFIMHIFKHAQPALLYLVPACIGFPLLVALAKGEVTEMFRFWLPGPMRASGSCLLPGSQPLLSLAAALPWGLQARGVQLSPAAMNPLLKSCHTHQDLPTSPPCLARRPALLIPCSRNCPVPADAGSKALVPCSDCTRCPLSVALASYEESSTRKEVPGASKEEMTEASKKEK
- the HM13 gene encoding minor histocompatibility antigen H13 isoform X1 yields the protein MEEAAAHNGSAAGAGAPAPARPPATPEGMALAYGSLVLMALLPIFFGALRSVSCAKSKNSSEMPETITSRDAARFPIVASCTLLGLYLFFKIFSQEYINLLLSMYFFVLGILALSHTISPMMNRFFPANFPNKQYQLLFTQGSGENKEEIVNYEFDTKDLVCLALSSVVGVWYLLRKHWIANNLFGLAFSLNGVELLHLNNVSTGCILLGGLFIYDVFWVFGTNVMVTVAKSFEAPIKLVFPQDLLEKGLDADNFAMLGLGDIVIPGIFIALLLRFDISLKKNTHTYFYTSFVAYIFGLGLTIFIMHIFKHAQPALLYLVPACIGFPLLVALAKGEVTEMFSYESSAEILPHTPRLTHFPTVSGSPASLADSMQQKLSCPRRRRQQSPSAM
- the HM13 gene encoding minor histocompatibility antigen H13 isoform X2; protein product: MEEAAAHNGSAAGAGAPAPARPPATPEGMALAYGSLVLMALLPIFFGALRSVSCAKSKNSSEMPETITSRDAARFPIVASCTLLGLYLFFKIFSQEYINLLLSMYFFVLGILALSHTISPMMNRFFPANFPNKQYQLLFTQGSGENKEEIVNYEFDTKDLVCLALSSVVGVWYLLRKHWIANNLFGLAFSLNGVELLHLNNVSTGCILLGGLFIYDVFWVFGTNVMVTVAKSFEAPIKLVFPQDLLEKGLDADNFAMLGLGDIVIPGIFIALLLRFDISLKKNTHTYFYTSFVAYIFGLGLTIFIMHIFKHAQPALLYLVPACIGFPLLVALAKGEVTEMFSYEESSTRKEVPGASKEEMTEASKKEK